The Sulfuricaulis sp. genome has a window encoding:
- a CDS encoding DUF116 domain-containing protein, whose amino-acid sequence MTTRTGFVIDTGLHSGPENIRLDSAQWREAQEADAPICHVRFHRYRPTVSLGAFETAGHALRAEYCRDQGIDMVQRVSGGAAVYLDPDQLCWTLTLSRPSAWGKKNIMEWLALLGGGVVKGLQGLGVNAIFAPPNDIELAGRKLASGFIALSDSALLFQGSLLLDHDTETMMTALRVPTEKLTPDGVRSARGRFTTLRDEGVAAEPAVLEWHVLTGWAELLDVEFGKRVELKSEEITGDANHAPPAGNWDAELNFWYQALVKTPGGVLYVRVRLSESGDTLQQVEFAGGMQLYPAYLFISLSSWLARTPVAWLDERLDEFFRVYPHDLAGFTTEDIQHGLRLALDRYAQQAQFALTHEQANTLMVHAPSPLAAADVARAASVMLVPYCAKPSWCKWRHRDGCPDCGMCEVGEAYRLARERGMRVVTITNFEHLQQTLGELRAQDTPAYVGMCCRHFYLKREYAFREAGIPAVLMDITGSNCYELQQEDLAYAGKFQAQARLDLDVLRRVMKRVPPVAGKAD is encoded by the coding sequence ATGACTACACGCACCGGCTTTGTAATCGATACCGGACTGCATTCCGGCCCGGAAAATATCCGGCTCGACAGCGCCCAATGGCGTGAGGCGCAAGAGGCGGATGCGCCCATTTGCCACGTACGATTCCATCGTTATCGTCCCACTGTCTCGCTGGGCGCCTTTGAAACGGCGGGCCATGCCTTGCGCGCGGAGTATTGCCGCGATCAGGGGATCGACATGGTGCAGCGCGTGAGTGGCGGCGCGGCGGTTTATCTCGACCCCGATCAATTGTGCTGGACGCTGACGCTTTCCCGTCCGAGCGCCTGGGGCAAGAAAAATATCATGGAATGGCTCGCACTGTTAGGCGGGGGAGTGGTGAAGGGGCTGCAAGGATTGGGCGTGAATGCCATATTCGCGCCGCCCAACGACATCGAACTGGCGGGGCGCAAGCTGGCTTCGGGCTTTATCGCGCTCTCGGATTCGGCGCTGCTGTTTCAGGGCAGCCTGCTGCTGGATCATGACACCGAAACCATGATGACGGCGCTGCGCGTGCCAACGGAAAAACTCACACCGGATGGTGTCCGTAGCGCACGCGGTCGTTTTACCACGTTGCGGGACGAGGGCGTTGCCGCTGAGCCGGCTGTTCTGGAATGGCATGTCCTTACTGGTTGGGCTGAATTGCTTGACGTGGAATTTGGCAAGAGAGTGGAATTGAAGTCAGAGGAAATTACCGGTGACGCGAACCATGCGCCACCCGCCGGTAACTGGGATGCCGAACTTAATTTCTGGTATCAGGCCCTGGTAAAAACGCCGGGCGGTGTCCTGTATGTCCGTGTGCGTCTTAGCGAAAGCGGCGATACTCTGCAGCAGGTTGAATTCGCCGGTGGCATGCAATTGTATCCCGCGTATTTGTTTATCTCGCTTTCATCCTGGCTCGCCAGGACGCCGGTGGCGTGGCTGGATGAGCGCCTCGATGAATTCTTTCGTGTCTATCCGCATGACCTGGCTGGGTTTACCACCGAGGACATTCAGCACGGCCTGCGCCTCGCACTCGATCGCTATGCCCAGCAGGCGCAGTTTGCATTGACTCATGAGCAGGCCAATACGCTCATGGTGCATGCGCCATCGCCACTGGCGGCAGCGGATGTTGCTCGCGCGGCCAGCGTCATGCTGGTGCCGTACTGCGCCAAGCCATCCTGGTGCAAGTGGCGCCACCGCGACGGTTGTCCCGATTGCGGGATGTGCGAAGTAGGCGAGGCATATCGTCTGGCACGCGAGCGCGGCATGCGCGTCGTGACGATCACCAATTTTGAACATTTGCAGCAGACACTCGGCGAGCTGCGCGCACAGGACACACCGGCCTATGTCGGCATGTGCTGCCGCCATTTCTACCTGAAACGCGAATATGCTTTTCGTGAGGCCGGCATTCCTGCCGTGCTGATGGATATCACCGGTTCGAACTGTTACGAGCTGCAACAGGAGGATCTGGCCTACGCGGGGAAATTCCAGGCGCAGGCGCGCCTTGATCTGGATGTGTTGCGTAGGGTGATGAAACGTGTCCCTCCGGTGGCGGGAAAGGCGGATTAA
- a CDS encoding NAD(P)/FAD-dependent oxidoreductase: MKPHRIVIVGGGAGGLELATRLGDKFGKRKQAQVTLVDAKLTHLWKPLLHEVAAGTFDSHENDVDYIAQAHQHHFEYRLGRMDGLDRDRREVSLAPTLDEAGREFVPRRVLPYDTLVLAVGSVSNDFGIPGVREHCVFIDDRDQADGFQRAVMRNYIHAQTHPERLSAHQLQVVIVGAGATGVELAAEMHNMARQLVVYGFDRINPEQDLKLVIIEAAARILPALPERLSTAAEKQLHKIGVDVYTGRRVTRVIDEGVQTHDGQFFHASHRVWAAGIRAPAFLRELAGLETNRLNQLVVRPTLQTTRDDNIFAIGDCASCPQPGKDRPVPPTAQAAHQQAALLVKAVARRIHGKSLPEFIYRDRGSLISLAHYTTLGNIMGNLMGNMMIEGWFARLTYRMLYRLHQRALHGTLPMLLLMFSDFLQQRARPRMKLH, translated from the coding sequence ATGAAGCCACATCGGATCGTGATCGTCGGCGGCGGCGCGGGTGGGTTGGAGCTGGCCACGCGTCTCGGCGACAAGTTCGGGAAGCGGAAGCAGGCGCAGGTCACGCTCGTGGACGCCAAGCTCACGCACCTGTGGAAGCCGCTGCTGCACGAGGTCGCGGCCGGCACCTTCGACTCGCATGAGAACGACGTCGACTACATCGCCCAGGCGCACCAGCATCATTTCGAATACCGCCTCGGGCGCATGGACGGCCTCGACCGCGACCGGCGCGAGGTGAGCCTAGCGCCGACGCTCGACGAGGCCGGCCGCGAGTTCGTCCCGCGCCGCGTGCTGCCCTACGACACGCTGGTGCTCGCGGTCGGCAGTGTCAGCAACGACTTCGGGATACCGGGTGTGCGCGAGCATTGCGTGTTCATCGACGACCGCGACCAGGCCGACGGCTTCCAGCGCGCGGTGATGCGCAATTACATCCACGCGCAAACACATCCGGAGCGCTTGTCAGCGCATCAGCTGCAGGTCGTGATCGTGGGCGCCGGCGCTACCGGCGTGGAGCTGGCCGCGGAGATGCACAATATGGCGCGCCAGCTCGTGGTCTACGGCTTCGACCGCATTAATCCGGAGCAAGACCTCAAGCTTGTCATCATCGAGGCCGCCGCCCGCATCCTGCCGGCGCTGCCAGAGCGGCTTTCCACTGCCGCGGAAAAACAGCTGCACAAGATCGGGGTAGACGTGTACACCGGCCGGCGCGTGACGCGCGTGATCGACGAGGGCGTGCAGACGCATGACGGCCAGTTTTTTCACGCCTCGCACCGGGTCTGGGCCGCCGGCATACGAGCGCCGGCGTTTCTGCGCGAACTCGCCGGCCTCGAGACCAACCGGCTCAACCAGCTGGTGGTGCGTCCGACGTTGCAAACCACGCGCGACGACAATATATTCGCGATCGGCGACTGCGCCTCTTGCCCGCAACCGGGCAAGGACAGGCCAGTACCACCGACGGCGCAGGCGGCGCACCAGCAGGCCGCTCTACTCGTCAAAGCCGTCGCCCGCCGGATACATGGCAAGTCACTGCCTGAATTCATTTACCGCGACCGCGGCTCACTGATATCACTCGCGCACTACACCACGCTAGGAAACATCATGGGCAATCTTATGGGGAACATGATGATCGAGGGCTGGTTCGCGCGTCTGACCTACCGCATGCTTTACCGTCTGCACCAGCGCGCACTGCACGGCACGCTGCCGATGCTGCTGCTCATGTTTTCGGATTTCCTGCAGCAACGTGCGCGTCCGCGAATGAAACTTCATTAA
- a CDS encoding TatD family nuclease-associated radical SAM protein: protein MAETRETARLAGPEQTVGYTLHGNRYLNITNRCSLRCAFCPKFNDEWTVQEYQLRLDHDPALEEIVAAAGNPEDYQEIVFCGLGEPTLRLYTLLDVATRIRHRVKRIRINTDGLASFVYGRDVTPDMEGLIDALSVSLNAQNADIYNRHCRPKLPGSYGAMLDFVRRAREFIPDVTLTAIDGLSGVDISACEKIAHDLGVKFRHRVLDVVG, encoded by the coding sequence ATGGCTGAAACAAGGGAAACGGCGAGGCTGGCCGGCCCAGAGCAAACTGTCGGTTATACCCTGCACGGCAACCGGTATCTCAACATTACCAACCGCTGTTCGTTGCGCTGTGCATTCTGCCCGAAATTCAACGACGAATGGACGGTGCAGGAATACCAACTGCGACTCGATCATGATCCTGCGCTCGAGGAAATCGTCGCGGCGGCGGGCAATCCGGAGGATTATCAGGAGATCGTGTTCTGCGGTCTGGGAGAACCCACTCTACGGCTGTATACGCTGCTGGATGTGGCGACCCGCATACGGCATCGCGTCAAACGGATACGCATCAACACCGACGGGCTCGCCAGTTTTGTTTACGGGCGTGATGTGACGCCCGATATGGAAGGCCTGATCGATGCGCTGTCGGTATCGCTGAATGCCCAGAACGCGGATATCTATAACCGGCATTGTCGTCCGAAACTGCCGGGCTCTTACGGGGCGATGCTGGATTTTGTGAGGCGTGCGCGCGAATTTATCCCGGACGTTACCCTGACCGCTATCGATGGACTCTCCGGCGTTGATATTTCGGCGTGTGAAAAGATCGCGCATGACCTTGGAGTAAAATTCCGGCATCGCGTGCTGGACGTTGTCGGCTGA
- a CDS encoding U32 family peptidase → MKISLGPIPYLWERSRVFDFYARAAEAPVDIVYLGETVCSKRRAMRLPDWLDIAARLTAAGKEAVLSTLTLIEAESEASYLRTIIENGRYTVEANDMAAINMLAGVAPFIVGPHVNVYNSRALELMARIGARRWVMPMELDRETLAALQSSRSANLETEVFVFGRLPLSFSARCFTARAHNLPKDECGFRCADYPEGMPMQTREGQSFLNLNGIQVQSGETYNLVNEIGELRALKVDILRLSPQPEGMFEIIDAFRHVMDGQLESSAAAGSIAPHQTAGFCDGYWHGAPGMHRVHV, encoded by the coding sequence ATGAAAATTTCCCTCGGTCCGATTCCATACCTCTGGGAACGCAGCCGCGTTTTTGATTTCTATGCGCGCGCTGCCGAGGCACCGGTCGATATTGTCTATCTGGGAGAGACGGTTTGCTCTAAACGCCGCGCCATGCGTTTGCCGGACTGGCTCGATATCGCCGCGCGTCTGACCGCCGCGGGCAAAGAAGCGGTGCTGTCAACGCTTACGCTGATCGAGGCCGAATCGGAAGCTTCCTACCTGCGCACCATCATTGAAAACGGCCGGTATACAGTCGAGGCCAACGACATGGCGGCGATCAACATGCTGGCAGGTGTCGCGCCGTTTATTGTCGGCCCGCATGTCAATGTCTATAACAGTCGCGCCCTTGAGCTGATGGCGCGTATTGGCGCCCGGCGCTGGGTGATGCCAATGGAGCTCGACCGCGAAACACTGGCCGCGCTTCAGTCCAGCCGTTCCGCCAACCTGGAAACCGAGGTGTTCGTATTCGGGCGTCTGCCGCTGTCCTTCTCGGCGCGCTGTTTCACCGCCCGCGCGCATAACCTCCCCAAGGATGAGTGCGGTTTCCGTTGCGCGGATTACCCTGAGGGCATGCCGATGCAAACACGCGAGGGCCAGTCATTTCTGAATCTCAACGGTATCCAGGTTCAGTCCGGAGAGACTTACAACCTGGTAAACGAAATCGGAGAGCTGCGAGCGCTCAAAGTGGATATTTTGCGGCTTTCTCCCCAGCCCGAAGGGATGTTCGAAATCATCGATGCTTTCCGTCACGTCATGGACGGGCAACTGGAATCGTCTGCCGCGGCCGGTAGTATCGCGCCACATCAAACAGCTGGATTTTGCGATGGCTACTGGCATGGCGCACCAGGCATGCACCGGGTGCACGTATGA
- the hemN gene encoding oxygen-independent coproporphyrinogen III oxidase, producing MIIFIDFSKTSLNHQIIFDAELLRRYDKSGPRYTSYPTAVQFRSAGSTSAAGAGMRESGHTGFTEADYQDQAKRSNASAAPRPLSLYFHLPFCDTVCFYCACNKVVTKDRKRASPYLGRLHREIALQAQLFHRSRTVEQLHWGGGTPTFISHEEMRELMEVTREHFRLRDDDKGEYGIEVDPREVRPETLAVLRSLGFNRLSMGVQDFEPAVQKAVNRIQTEAETFAVLKEARALGFRSINMDLIYGLPHQTVESFGRTLEKIITAGPDRLSVFNYAHLPEMFKPQRRISTSDLPSPQEKLNILQLTIERLTQAGYVYIGMDHFARPDDELAAAQRNGTLYRNFQGYSTHAECDMIGMGITAIGMVGDCYSQNQKTLEDYYAVLDSGHLPVMRGIVLDDDDKLRREIITQLICHFMLDLNAVERVRGIRFADYFAAELADLKVMQQDGLVEVDAKSMRVQPAGKLLIRNICMVFDRYLREKQEQRYSKVI from the coding sequence ATGATCATATTTATCGACTTCTCCAAAACGAGCTTGAATCACCAGATCATTTTTGACGCCGAACTGCTGCGCCGCTACGACAAAAGCGGACCGCGCTACACGTCGTATCCGACGGCCGTGCAGTTCCGAAGTGCAGGAAGCACAAGTGCCGCGGGCGCAGGGATGCGCGAGAGCGGCCACACAGGCTTCACCGAGGCGGATTACCAGGACCAGGCCAAACGGAGCAATGCTTCGGCCGCGCCGCGCCCGCTGTCGCTGTACTTTCATTTGCCTTTTTGCGACACCGTCTGTTTTTACTGCGCGTGCAACAAGGTTGTCACCAAGGACCGCAAGCGCGCCTCACCGTATCTGGGTCGGCTGCATCGCGAGATCGCCCTGCAGGCGCAACTGTTTCATCGATCACGCACGGTGGAGCAGTTGCACTGGGGCGGCGGCACGCCGACGTTCATCAGTCACGAGGAAATGCGGGAGCTGATGGAGGTCACGCGCGAGCATTTCCGCCTGCGTGATGACGACAAGGGCGAATACGGCATCGAGGTGGACCCGCGCGAGGTGCGGCCGGAGACGCTGGCTGTGTTGCGCAGCCTCGGCTTCAATCGCTTGAGCATGGGCGTGCAGGATTTTGAGCCCGCGGTGCAGAAGGCGGTGAATCGCATCCAGACCGAGGCCGAGACCTTCGCGGTGCTCAAGGAGGCGCGCGCGCTCGGTTTCCGTTCCATTAACATGGACCTGATTTACGGTCTGCCGCACCAAACTGTTGAAAGCTTTGGACGCACGCTGGAAAAAATTATCACCGCTGGCCCGGACCGGCTCTCGGTATTCAATTACGCGCACCTGCCGGAGATGTTCAAACCGCAGCGCCGCATCTCCACCTCCGATCTGCCGAGTCCGCAGGAGAAGCTTAATATCCTTCAGCTCACCATCGAGCGCCTGACGCAGGCGGGCTACGTGTACATCGGCATGGATCATTTCGCGCGACCGGACGACGAATTGGCAGCGGCGCAGCGCAACGGCACGCTGTACCGGAATTTCCAGGGGTACTCCACGCATGCGGAGTGCGACATGATCGGCATGGGAATTACAGCGATTGGCATGGTGGGCGATTGTTACAGCCAGAACCAGAAAACGCTGGAAGATTACTACGCGGTACTCGATTCAGGCCATCTGCCGGTGATGCGCGGTATTGTGCTGGATGATGACGACAAGCTGCGGCGAGAGATCATTACGCAGTTGATATGCCATTTCATGCTCGACTTGAATGCCGTCGAGCGCGTACGCGGCATCCGTTTTGCCGACTACTTTGCCGCGGAACTCGCTGATCTCAAGGTCATGCAGCAGGACGGGTTGGTTGAGGTGGACGCGAAGTCAATGCGCGTGCAGCCCGCGGGCAAGCTGCTCATTCGCAATATCTGCATGGTTTTCGACCGTTACCTGCGCGAGAAACAGGAACAGCGCTATTCAAAGGTGATCTGA
- a CDS encoding SCP2 sterol-binding domain-containing protein, with the protein MLPHPLLLPLRIIPDAVHAELFARAFNHLLRGQPLAARLPEINGKSVCIHIRDAASEIHFRIDQGRLQPAAAGLADVRISGKVEDFWQLATRREDPDTLFFNRRLCIEGDTETGVHVKNLLDALDYDWEAHFRDVLGETLGGAAFAVFQRAIDQRLAAS; encoded by the coding sequence ATGCTGCCTCATCCACTGTTACTGCCTCTGCGCATCATCCCCGACGCCGTGCACGCGGAACTGTTCGCGCGTGCATTCAACCACCTGCTGCGCGGCCAGCCACTGGCGGCGCGCCTGCCGGAAATCAACGGCAAATCCGTTTGTATACATATTCGAGATGCGGCGAGCGAGATCCATTTCCGGATCGACCAGGGACGGTTGCAGCCAGCCGCGGCGGGCCTTGCCGATGTCCGTATCAGCGGCAAAGTGGAAGATTTCTGGCAACTCGCGACCCGGCGCGAGGACCCCGACACGCTCTTCTTCAATCGCCGGCTGTGTATTGAAGGCGACACGGAAACCGGCGTGCATGTGAAGAACCTGCTGGACGCGCTGGACTACGACTGGGAGGCGCATTTCCGCGATGTGCTGGGGGAAACTCTGGGCGGAGCCGCATTCGCTGTTTTCCAGCGCGCCATCGACCAGCGTCTGGCCGCGAGTTAA
- a CDS encoding thioredoxin domain-containing protein, giving the protein MFILFRPIIIVVLLCLGLVACAGSTLPPDPAAGADTQRSSHSSGVAYRDRPIHVIGSAPPQVSVKNDPRLGSTTAKIGIVEFSDYQCFYCRDFHQKQFAQIKKDYVDTGVVQFIHKDLPLRIHAQAVPAAMAAHCAGVQGRFWDMHDALFAHQGRLGQNLYAELSRQLNLDETKFSACFEGQAFGQGIGQDVSSARRLGLTGTPSFLIGTIEGDTLTIVRQSLGAPGFEVFVQEIEKLRQLSVTSPR; this is encoded by the coding sequence ATGTTTATTCTTTTTCGCCCAATAATCATTGTTGTCCTGCTCTGCCTCGGTCTGGTGGCCTGCGCCGGTTCTACATTGCCCCCCGACCCGGCCGCTGGCGCCGATACGCAGCGGAGTTCACACTCCTCCGGCGTTGCCTACCGTGACAGACCGATCCACGTCATCGGGAGCGCACCGCCGCAAGTGAGCGTGAAGAATGATCCACGCCTGGGAAGTACCACGGCGAAGATCGGCATCGTCGAATTCAGCGACTACCAATGCTTCTATTGCCGGGATTTTCACCAGAAGCAATTCGCGCAGATCAAGAAGGACTACGTCGATACCGGTGTGGTGCAGTTCATTCACAAGGATTTACCTCTTCGAATTCACGCGCAGGCCGTGCCCGCCGCCATGGCCGCCCATTGTGCAGGTGTGCAGGGCCGCTTCTGGGATATGCACGATGCCTTGTTTGCCCATCAGGGCCGGTTGGGCCAAAACCTGTATGCAGAGTTGTCACGCCAACTGAATCTGGACGAGACAAAGTTCAGCGCTTGTTTCGAAGGCCAGGCCTTTGGGCAAGGTATCGGGCAGGACGTTAGCAGTGCCCGCAGGCTGGGGCTCACCGGCACGCCATCGTTTTTGATCGGAACTATCGAGGGCGATACGCTGACCATCGTGCGCCAGTCACTCGGTGCCCCAGGATTTGAGGTGTTCGTGCAGGAAATCGAAAAACTGCGGCAGCTGTCCGTTACGTCTCCACGATAG
- the ubiD gene encoding 4-hydroxy-3-polyprenylbenzoate decarboxylase — MKFKNLREFIAHLEKLGELRRITVPVDPRLEITEICQRTLRVQGPALLFENPKQSDIPLLGNLFGTTRRVALAMGRESIEDLREVGKLLSFLKEPQVPRGLGDVIEKFPEFKQLLHVVPRVVSNASCRQHVIEGKDVDLSIFPIQTCWPEDAGPLITFGLVVTKGPYKERQNIGIYRQQVIARNKVIMRWLPHRGGAVDFREWKEAHPGDLFPVVVAIGADPATLLAAVTPIPDTLSEFQFAGLLRGARSEVVPCGCATLYVPASAEIVLEGYIDPAEEALEGPFGDHTGYYNSQEKFPVFTVERITHRDQPIYHSAYMGRSPHDEPSVLAMALNEVFIPLLQKQFPEIVDFYLPPEGCSYRVACVSIKKRYAGHARRIMFGVWSYLRQFTYTKFVIVTDDDINVRDWKEVVWAMSTRMDPVRDTLLIENTPIDYLDFASPVSGLGGKMGLDATNKWPAETARAWGRPISMSAEVVRRVDDLWHQLGIEGIASHHP, encoded by the coding sequence ATGAAATTCAAAAATTTGCGCGAATTTATTGCGCATCTGGAAAAACTCGGCGAACTGCGGCGCATTACGGTCCCGGTAGACCCGCGACTGGAGATCACCGAAATATGCCAGCGCACCCTGCGCGTGCAGGGGCCGGCGCTGTTGTTTGAAAACCCGAAACAATCGGATATCCCGCTGCTGGGGAATCTTTTTGGCACCACGCGACGCGTGGCGCTAGCCATGGGACGCGAATCTATCGAAGACCTGCGCGAGGTTGGCAAGCTGCTTTCGTTTCTGAAGGAACCGCAGGTGCCACGCGGTCTCGGCGACGTCATCGAGAAGTTCCCGGAATTCAAGCAACTGTTGCACGTGGTACCGCGGGTGGTGAGCAACGCATCGTGCCGACAACATGTAATCGAAGGCAAGGACGTGGACTTGTCGATATTCCCCATACAGACTTGCTGGCCGGAAGACGCCGGGCCCTTGATCACCTTCGGCTTGGTTGTTACCAAAGGTCCCTACAAGGAAAGACAGAACATCGGCATCTACCGTCAGCAGGTGATCGCGCGCAATAAAGTGATTATGCGCTGGCTGCCACACCGCGGCGGCGCGGTAGATTTTCGTGAGTGGAAGGAGGCTCATCCTGGAGATCTCTTTCCCGTCGTGGTTGCCATCGGGGCCGATCCGGCGACACTGCTGGCGGCGGTGACACCGATTCCCGATACACTGTCGGAATTCCAGTTCGCGGGACTATTGCGTGGGGCGCGCAGTGAGGTCGTCCCCTGCGGCTGTGCCACGCTGTACGTGCCGGCCTCGGCAGAAATAGTGCTCGAGGGCTATATCGACCCGGCAGAAGAAGCGCTGGAAGGACCGTTCGGCGATCACACCGGCTATTACAACTCGCAGGAAAAATTTCCCGTCTTCACTGTCGAGCGCATCACGCATCGCGACCAGCCCATATATCACAGTGCCTACATGGGGCGTTCGCCGCACGATGAGCCCTCAGTATTGGCCATGGCGCTCAACGAGGTTTTCATTCCGTTGCTGCAGAAGCAGTTTCCGGAGATCGTGGATTTCTATCTGCCGCCGGAAGGCTGCTCCTACCGCGTAGCCTGCGTCAGCATTAAGAAACGTTATGCCGGTCACGCCCGACGCATCATGTTCGGCGTGTGGTCTTACCTGCGCCAGTTCACCTACACCAAATTCGTGATCGTCACCGATGACGACATCAACGTGCGTGACTGGAAAGAAGTTGTTTGGGCCATGAGCACGCGCATGGATCCCGTGCGCGATACGCTGCTGATCGAGAACACCCCTATTGATTATCTGGATTTCGCCAGCCCGGTCTCGGGTCTCGGCGGTAAGATGGGTTTGGATGCCACCAACAAATGGCCGGCCGAAACGGCGCGTGCCTGGGGCCGGCCGATTTCCATGAGCGCCGAGGTGGTGCGCCGGGTCGACGACCTGTGGCACCAGCTGGGGATTGAGGGCATCGCGTCGCACCATCCTTGA
- a CDS encoding TusE/DsrC/DsvC family sulfur relay protein, producing MKGTVPTAFIRKLDVGGKEVLTDSEGYILNLEEWSEDFANALAAQEQLQLTDEHWEIIRFLREFFVEHGVQANVREMIKHFRMKWDPEKGSNRYLHEIFPRGGPQKQGNRLAGLLRTKGEH from the coding sequence ATGAAAGGTACTGTTCCCACAGCCTTTATTCGCAAACTCGATGTCGGCGGAAAGGAAGTGCTCACGGATTCCGAGGGCTATATCCTTAACCTGGAAGAATGGTCGGAGGACTTCGCGAATGCATTGGCAGCCCAGGAGCAGTTGCAGCTCACCGATGAGCACTGGGAGATCATCCGGTTTCTGCGCGAGTTTTTCGTCGAGCATGGCGTGCAAGCCAACGTGCGTGAGATGATCAAGCACTTTCGCATGAAGTGGGATCCCGAAAAGGGCAGCAACCGCTATCTCCATGAGATCTTTCCGCGTGGCGGTCCGCAGAAGCAGGGCAACCGTCTCGCCGGCTTGTTGCGCACCAAGGGCGAGCATTGA
- a CDS encoding peptidase U32 family protein has translation MELVCPAGSMPALKAAVDNGANAVYLGFRDGTNARNFPGLNFDLDEARRAVHYAHERGARVFLAINTYPRPSQWQKWCRAVDQAATLGIDALILADPGLMDYTVQTYPDLRLHLSVQGSATSHEAIDFYVRHFGVRRVVLPRVLSLTQVQNVMKRVNTEVEVFGFGSLCVMVEGRCTLSSYVTGESPNSNGVCSPAKHVKWEESASGRRSRLNGVLIDTYAPDEPAGYPTICKGRFAVQGCTNAAGAGRAGRAGAAEVGGKVYYAMEEPTSLNVLDILPELYRAGVAAIKVEGRQRSPAYVAQVTRTLREAIDACISDPETFVPEVEWVKQLDNVAEGRCHTLGAYSRPWQ, from the coding sequence ATGGAACTCGTCTGCCCGGCAGGCAGCATGCCGGCGCTGAAGGCGGCGGTGGACAATGGCGCCAATGCCGTTTACCTCGGCTTTCGTGACGGCACCAACGCGCGCAATTTCCCCGGCCTCAATTTCGATCTGGATGAAGCACGCCGGGCTGTGCATTACGCGCATGAGCGCGGCGCGCGTGTATTCCTGGCAATCAACACCTATCCACGCCCATCGCAGTGGCAGAAGTGGTGCCGCGCTGTGGATCAGGCGGCCACCCTCGGCATCGATGCCCTGATTCTCGCTGACCCCGGGCTCATGGATTACACCGTACAGACTTATCCCGATCTGCGCCTGCATCTTTCGGTGCAGGGTTCGGCCACCAGCCACGAGGCGATTGATTTTTACGTGCGGCATTTCGGCGTCCGGCGTGTAGTGTTGCCGCGGGTGTTGTCGCTCACGCAGGTGCAGAATGTCATGAAGCGCGTGAACACGGAGGTGGAGGTATTCGGCTTTGGCAGTTTGTGCGTCATGGTCGAGGGCCGTTGCACGCTGTCTTCCTACGTGACCGGCGAATCACCGAATTCGAACGGGGTGTGTTCTCCTGCGAAACACGTGAAATGGGAGGAATCGGCCAGCGGCCGGCGCTCGCGCCTGAATGGCGTATTAATTGACACCTATGCGCCGGACGAGCCCGCGGGCTACCCGACGATTTGTAAAGGCCGCTTTGCTGTACAGGGATGTACGAATGCCGCGGGCGCAGGACGCGCAGGACGCGCAGGAGCGGCCGAGGTCGGCGGTAAGGTTTACTACGCCATGGAGGAACCGACCAGCCTCAACGTGCTCGACATTCTTCCGGAGCTGTATCGCGCTGGAGTGGCGGCGATCAAGGTTGAGGGTCGGCAGCGCAGCCCGGCCTACGTGGCGCAGGTTACGCGCACCCTGCGCGAAGCCATCGATGCCTGTATCAGTGATCCGGAGACATTTGTACCCGAAGTCGAATGGGTGAAGCAGCTTGACAACGTCGCCGAAGGACGCTGCCACACGCTCGGTGCGTATTCCCGGCCATGGCAATGA
- a CDS encoding YajD family HNH nuclease, giving the protein MAGKNSGPRKPTGALDNKKLDDIVARAHKDRDTRLAGYREQSLRIHPLICARCGRTFLRENLHELTVHHKDHNHDNNPPDGSNWENLCLYCHDNEHQRFAHLVQGYDVNIGTEKKTVATHNPFAGLKDMLKSK; this is encoded by the coding sequence ATGGCGGGGAAAAACTCCGGCCCGCGCAAGCCGACCGGCGCACTGGACAACAAGAAGCTCGATGACATCGTGGCCCGCGCTCATAAGGATCGCGACACGCGCCTGGCAGGTTACCGCGAGCAGTCACTGAGAATTCATCCATTGATTTGCGCACGCTGTGGCCGCACGTTCCTGCGCGAGAATTTGCACGAGTTGACGGTGCATCACAAGGACCATAACCACGACAACAATCCCCCGGACGGCAGCAATTGGGAGAACCTCTGCCTCTATTGCCACGACAACGAACACCAGCGCTTCGCGCATCTGGTGCAAGGTTATGACGTCAATATCGGGACGGAGAAAAAGACCGTGGCAACGCACAATCCCTTTGCCGGCCTTAAGGATATGCTCAAGAGCAAGTAG